A window from Polyangium spumosum encodes these proteins:
- the tnpC gene encoding IS66 family transposase → MNFETENDPEILRQAALLLERENQRLAKEIIKLTAELIALKGGDSEQMKLRIAALEQQIAQKNRLLFGERSERRANGEGDAPPEPPEPPKPPKKGHGPKAQLSLQIEEVVHKLDDADKVCKSCGGALVEWEGQFETSEEIDPVPRRFVLKKHKRQKYRCGCGGCIETAPGPEKLFEGARYSIEFAAEVGVDKYGEHAPLERQVRKMRREGLLVESQTLWDQLERAARLLAPGYEALFQYVLSRGVIDADETRWPLLGKNEPSRWHAWSVVAPDAVAYRILEGRSNEDGRKVLGGYKGVVMCDGYAVYKSLSKTEGFSLAHCWAHTRREFIKNESSYPAETKRVLDLIRGLYAVEAKCRPGPEGDAERLALRHAESRPLLQLIQHWAETTPVVPRSSLDDAIKYMAGHWSGLTRFLSDPRIPLDNNHTERAERGVVVGRKNHYGSRSRRGTEVAALFYSFVESAKLCGLDPKVYLSTAIRSAVRGERIPLPHEIAARG, encoded by the coding sequence GTGAATTTCGAGACCGAGAACGACCCTGAAATCCTCCGGCAGGCAGCCCTGCTCCTGGAGCGCGAGAACCAGCGGCTCGCGAAGGAGATCATCAAGCTCACCGCGGAGCTCATCGCGCTGAAGGGCGGTGACTCCGAGCAGATGAAGCTGCGCATCGCGGCGCTCGAACAGCAGATCGCCCAGAAGAATCGCCTGCTCTTCGGCGAAAGGTCGGAGCGACGCGCGAATGGCGAAGGCGACGCACCGCCCGAACCGCCCGAGCCGCCGAAGCCGCCGAAGAAGGGCCACGGTCCGAAGGCGCAGCTTTCACTGCAAATCGAGGAGGTCGTCCACAAGCTGGACGACGCCGACAAGGTCTGCAAATCGTGCGGCGGAGCGCTCGTGGAGTGGGAGGGGCAATTCGAGACGTCGGAGGAGATCGACCCTGTGCCGCGCCGCTTCGTGTTGAAGAAGCACAAGCGACAGAAGTATCGCTGCGGCTGCGGCGGGTGCATCGAGACGGCGCCCGGCCCCGAGAAGCTCTTCGAGGGAGCACGTTACTCGATTGAATTCGCTGCCGAGGTGGGTGTGGACAAGTACGGCGAGCACGCTCCGTTGGAGCGCCAGGTGCGCAAGATGCGGCGCGAGGGTTTGCTCGTGGAATCGCAGACGCTGTGGGATCAGCTCGAGCGGGCCGCGAGGCTGCTCGCGCCGGGGTACGAAGCGCTTTTCCAATACGTGCTCAGCCGCGGCGTCATCGACGCGGACGAGACGCGGTGGCCGCTCCTCGGCAAGAATGAGCCTTCGCGCTGGCACGCGTGGTCCGTGGTGGCGCCCGACGCGGTGGCCTATCGGATTCTGGAGGGTCGCTCGAACGAGGACGGGAGGAAGGTGCTCGGCGGCTACAAGGGCGTCGTGATGTGCGACGGCTACGCCGTGTACAAATCGCTCTCGAAGACAGAGGGCTTCTCGCTCGCGCACTGCTGGGCACACACGAGGCGCGAATTCATCAAGAACGAGTCTTCATATCCCGCGGAGACGAAGCGAGTGCTCGACTTGATCCGCGGCCTGTATGCCGTCGAGGCGAAGTGCAGGCCCGGCCCCGAGGGAGATGCCGAGCGGCTCGCGCTACGACATGCGGAATCGAGGCCGCTGCTGCAACTCATACAGCATTGGGCGGAGACGACGCCGGTCGTGCCCAGGAGCAGCCTGGACGACGCGATCAAGTACATGGCCGGGCACTGGAGCGGACTCACGCGATTCCTTTCCGACCCGCGAATTCCCTTGGACAACAACCACACCGAGAGAGCCGAGCGCGGCGTCGTGGTCGGACGCAAGAATCACTATGGGTCTCGATCACGGCGAGGGACCGAGGTCGCGGCGCTCTTCTATTCTTTCGTGGAGAGCGCGAAGCTCTGCGGGCTCGATCCGAAGGTTTACCTGAGCACGGCCATCAGGTCGGCGGTGCGCGGTGAGCGAATTCCGCTACCGCACGAGATAGCTGCTCGGGGATAA
- the tnpB gene encoding IS66 family insertion sequence element accessory protein TnpB (TnpB, as the term is used for proteins encoded by IS66 family insertion elements, is considered an accessory protein, since TnpC, encoded by a neighboring gene, is a DDE family transposase.) — protein MIGSTRQVRVYAYRKPADMRKSFNTLAALVVAGLGRDIMSGDIFLFVGRTRKLAKMIYWDGTGLCLFSKRLAKGCFAAPWAQPGDRPLVLTTSELAILLEGSELALRVPLSPPPYAPTERVLRWG, from the coding sequence GTGATCGGCTCGACCCGGCAGGTGCGCGTATACGCGTACCGAAAGCCCGCCGATATGAGGAAGTCGTTCAATACCCTGGCGGCGCTCGTCGTCGCGGGGCTCGGCCGCGACATCATGTCTGGCGACATCTTCCTCTTCGTCGGGCGCACGCGAAAGCTCGCCAAGATGATCTACTGGGACGGGACGGGGCTCTGCCTCTTCTCGAAGCGCCTCGCGAAGGGCTGCTTCGCGGCGCCTTGGGCGCAGCCTGGTGACCGCCCGCTCGTGCTCACCACCAGCGAGCTCGCGATTCTGCTCGAGGGGAGCGAGCTCGCGCTGCGCGTCCCCCTCTCGCCGCCGCCCTACGCCCCCACCGAGCGCGTCCTGCGCTGGGGCTGA